The following is a genomic window from Bacillus sp. BGMRC 2118.
AACTAGTAAACCAATTGGGTTACCATTTGCATCTACGATATCAATTCTTGATAATCCTTCTGCAATTTTGTTCGGATTACCACCACTGTCTACTCTCGTAACCTTAATATCTACTAACTCAGATAACTGATCAATTAAACGATCACGCTCATCGTATAAGTCATTAGGTAAGTAGCCATGTGGTTCTACTGCTGAGATTTGATTGTTTACATTATTAATTTGACGGGCAAGTGAGTTAATTTGCTCAACTGTGATATTTACTTGTTCTTTAAAGTCACCCTGGATAGCTGATAATGAGTTAGATAAATAATTAAATGTATCTGCCACTGCACGGCCACGCTCTAACACAACTGAACGTGCACCTGGATCTTCTGGTTGAACAGACAAATCCTGAAGTCCTTGCCAAAAACGGTCTAATGTTACAGACAGTCCGTTCTCAGAAGGTTCATTCATAATTTCTTCCATCTTCTCTAGTGCATCTGCTCTTGAAGACCAATACCCCATTTTTGTATTCTCTCCGCGGTACTGTGTATCTAGAAAAGAGTTACGAATTCTCTCGATCGTTCCACCTTCAACACCTGTACCAATTTGTCCAGGGATGGCTGGGCGGTTCATGGATGCTGCTGGGTACGGTTCTGTTTGGTTAAAGTTCACACGTTGACGCGAATAGCCTGGAGTATTAGCGTTTGCGATATTATGACCTGTGACAAAAAGGGCAGATTGCTGTGTTGTCATCCCTCTTCTAGCTGTTTCTAATCCGGCAAATGTTGAACGCATTAAGTAATTCCTCCGATCCTAAGCCTTCGAGTCAAACATGGAACGATTTTTCGAACCCGTTTGTCCCTTAACTTGTGGTTTATTATAATTTAAGCTATCAGGTTGTTTTGGCATAATCACATCTAATGATAGATTCACAAATTGCAAGGATGAATAAATCAATTCCTGATTTAATAGATTAAGCTTTTTAAGCTCATTTACTTTTTGTAACAATTTATCTTTTATAGTTAAAAGAGAGTCTCTCTCTTCAATAGGCAAGGTTTCAATACATTCGGTTAATGTTGGCTCATTTCCTTGGAACGGGTGTCCACTCATCATCTTAGCAACGATTTGCTTTCTCTCCCCGTCAAGCTGGTTGATGGCCATAACATATTTGTTTTCTTCTTTCATAATGGAGGATAATGCCTCAATATCGCTTTTCTTCACAACTTCAGTCTTTCTTGTCGCAACTTCATATAAGCTTTGATGAAGCTTGTACAGCTTTGTTAATACATCCGTTAATGCATGAGCTGACATATTGGGCTCACCTCTTTCTCTAAATTACTCATGAAAAAGTTTAGGATCTGAACATTTATCAAATCCTAAACCCTTAAATTAGTTGTTTTTAAAATATTGAATCACACTTTTTGCAACTGATTCAGCATCTACTGAGTACGTGCCTGCTTCTACTTGGTGACGCAATGCTTCAACACGTTCAGCACGGTCCATCACAACTTTTGAGTTTTGACGAAGCTCTAGTGCTGCAGAAGATATTTCTACTTTATCTGTTTTTGACTGTGATTTAGGCAGGTTATCCACCTTTGACATGTTCTTTTTATAAGGATTTACATTTATAGGACCTAAGTTATTAATTTTCATAAAATCTTGCACCTCTTTCATTCCAATTCACGAAGGTGAATCTTCTACTTACTTATAGTATCGGAATAAAAGAGGAAAAGTTTACATGACTTTTAACTTTTTTTAAGAAAAATACGTCGCACGCTTTAACTTTTGTTGTCTTTCTTCTTCCTTTTGCATGGTTGTTAGATCATTTGTAATTCCCTTTTTGCAAGGGTCACAAAGCTTTCCAACCCTGATTAATGAACCACAGCTTTCACACTTGTAGCCAATATTTGGCATGTTTGTAACCTTTAGCTTACCAATTTTAATCCATTTCATGATTAACTCTTTATCAACACCTGTTGCATCTTCAACTTCCTGCATGGTTGCCGTGCGATTTTCACGTTTACGAATAAACTCATAAACCTTTTTGAATTTCGCATCTTCTTCCTTATAGCATGTCTGACACACATCGTGAATTTCAGTCTTCACAAATAGTGCATTACATTTTGGACAATTTGATAGCTCTCCCATATTTCCTCCTGCGACAACATTCGACATAATTTCTATACACATTATATCGTCATGTATAAACAGAGATAAAGAGAAAAATATTAGTAAATGAAAGGAAGAAGTTAATCAAACGTTTGTTTAACTTCGAACTAGCGTCAAAGAACTACAGCTTAGTGCTCCCGCTCCTATTAGTATAGAAGCACAATTACGTAGTGTTGTTCCGGTTGTATAAAGATCATCAAGAAGTAAAATATGTTCACTTTGTACTGTCGAACCTTCTTTTAGGGAAAATGGATTTTGTTCCTTTAAGCGCTGCACTTTTCCTTTTTTACTTTGTTTTTCTTGATGTGATTTTAACAGGATATTGGATAATGGTTTTTGCAACAAGGATCCTATGGCTTCTGATTGATTAAAACCACGCTCATACTGCCTTTCCATACTAAGTGGAATGGGAATAATCATGGTTGTATGAGAATATTCCTTTTTGCATAGCTCCCTAATGTCACTCGCAAATGCTTGAATAACTACAATATCCCCTCTAAATTTAAATTGATTCATGATATCCTTCATGTGGTCGTTGTAATGGAAGACTGACCTATTTTTCACCAATAATCCTTTTTTGTCAGAGCTTTCCCACTCTAGGCAATCAGAACACGTTCCTTCTTCGTCCATCTGTCTACCACAAATTGTACAAATAGGTGCCGAAATAGGACTCAGTAACTTTTCACAGCGGTAACACAAGCGTTTATTTTCTTTTAATAACAATACCTCGTGCCAGCTTTGAGATTGTTCAAATTGTGTATGACATACTAAGCAATTTGGCATGTTATACCTCCTTGATTAACCCTTGGTTCACTGCAAGCTTATTCATTTGCTCAATCTGTGCTTTTGCTGCTATCATCGCACTCGTCTTTCCAAAATGGAAAAACACAATCTCGCCAGTCGGAAACTTGGCACTCCTCCCGACTCTCCCTGAAATTTGAACTAAGGCACTTTCTGTGAAGACATGATCATCTGCCCCAAACACAGCAACATCTGTATTAGGCACAGTTACACCACGTTCTAGTATGGTTGTGGTTACAAGCAGTGGTATTTCGCCATTCCGAAAACGTGCTACTTTTTCTTTTCGTAATGAATCTTGTGAGTGTACAGTTTCAATCTCTGGATGAATGTCTTTTAATAAAGGAATTAATGATTCGAGTAATTCTATAGAAGGAACAAATAAGAAGGATTGTTTTTGCTGGTTTAGTTTTTCACGTATCCACGCTTCAATCGGGGAGGGTATCTTCTTTTTGGATAATTGCTTCTTCCAGTTGCCACACCATTTTAATACAGGAATAGGTAAGGGATGACCATGGTACCTTGCAGGGATCTTGACACAGGGAAGCTTCTCTTTTCCAACTTCCTTTTGCCATCGTTTATTCGGGGTAGCAGTTAAATACAATGTGGTGCACTTGTCCTTTTTTGCTGCCTTTACTGCTTGTTGCAGCATTTCATCATAGGAGTAAGGAAACGCATCGACTTCATCGATAATGACTACATCGAAAGCTTTTTCAAATCGCAACAGCTGGTGGGTCGTCGCAAGTGTTAACGGCTTCAGTTCACGAGTATCCTCACTACCACCATACAAAGCAGTCATATCTACATCTGGAAACACTTGTTTTAACCGGGGTGCTAATTCTATTACAACATCCGTTCTCGGCGTGGCAATACAACAGTACTTCCCGCTCACTAGTGCACTAGAGATTCCCTCAAATAGCACCTCTGTCTTCCCAGCTCCGCATACTGCCCATACTAGCAGTTGTTCGGATTGGGAATTAATAGCCTGAACCATTTCAGATGATGCCACAGTTTGTCCTGATGATAACACCCCATCCCAAGATAAAGGTGATTCATAATGAAACGATACATATGACCCTTTCCAGGACACAAGTGGTGTGCACTCAGCTACTCGTCCCATTGTGATACATTTTCTACAATAATGACAGTTCGTATAGCATCTGCCACAGGAATACGAAAGAAACAAGTTCTGGTCTTGATTGTTGCATCGACTGCATTTATACACATCTTTGTGCAAGATGACACCTGGCTCGTAATTTACATAGCCATTTTCAAAATGCTCTTGAATGAGCTCTACTTCAAAATGAATTTCATCAAATAAGAGTTTTCTGCCTTGAAGGAATTGTTGAAGCTCGGTTGAAGGTTGATACTTGGAGTTAAGCGAGTGTTGGGGGATATCCATTTCGTTGATTCTACTTAAAAGAGGGCCAAAGCAATGCTTAACGGGAACAATGGTGTTCCTATAGTTAAAAAATAGCATCATCTGACCCCTATCGTTTTTCCAGCTGCATTTGCACGCGATGAATGGCGATATCATGTTCTTGTTGTTTGTCCAAAATATATTTGATGTCATAGGACTTCTCTATTTTGAACAGAGTCGATTGAATGACTTTTTGATCTTCATTATACCTATCTATATGTTTGTGTAAAACTAAACTTAGTTTTTCTATTTGTTCATCTGCCTTGTTTAGTCCGACCTCAACTTCATTCATCTTTTTTTCCGAACCATTCTCTAGGTTATCCATTCTATTTTCTAACTTGTCCATCCTAACTTCTACATTCTCCACTCGCTCTTCTAGCTTGTCAAATCTCTTATCCATATTTCGATGTAAATGGTTCACACTTTTAATCAACAAATCCAATTTCTCATCAACAGTCATACAAAAACCTCCTCATTTTTTTACCAGTATTTTATCACAAACCTTGACGAAAAAAACAATCGCAAAAATCTAAAAATGGTGGTTTAAAAACCTCCAAAATCGGGGTATAGTCATACCAACAGGGGGAGTTAAGTAAGGCTCTTTTCGTATAATGAAGGAATGAATTAAATACACCCATACTTTATGTGGTAGTACCTTACAATCTTACTTACTACGACGAAAAGATGCCCCGAAGCACTACTATTATTCACAAGTTTATCTTGGTCGCAAAATAACATGCTGTTCGAATAAGTCTCAAATAAGATGCATCATAAACTTCACCAATTCCCTATCAGGCAAAATTTCATCCTCCTTTCACATAAATGGCGCCCTACCTATGTAGAGCGCCTAATTTATTAATTTATTTATTTTTGATACCATCCTAAACCGAGTGCACCTTCACCTAAGTGTGTGCCAATAACCGGGCCGAAATAGCTGATGATCACTTCAACGTTTGAAAATTCTTCTACAATCGATTGTTTCAATTCTTCAGCATCCTCTAGGCGATTTGCGTGGATAACCGTTGCTTGAATCGGCATTCCTTTTGATGCATCTTCTCTTAGCAATTCCACAAGACGGTTGACTGCCTTTTTACGTGTACGAATTTTCTCAAATGGGACAATCTTTTTATCTACAAAATGAAGTAATGGTTTCACCTGTAGCAAGCTACCTACGAATGCTTGTGCACTGCTTAAACGTCCACCGCGCTGTAAATTTGATAAGTCGTCTACCATAAAGTAAGCACGCATAGATTGCTTCATTTCGTGTAGGCGGTTCATAATCTCGTTTGCATCTCTTCCTTCTTGCGCCAGCTTTGCTGCCTCTAATGCGTAAAACCCTTGAACCATACAGCTAATCTCTGAATCAAATGCATGAACCTGGATACGATCGACCATATTCCCTGCTGTAACAGCGCCTTGATATGTCCCGCTAATTCCACTAGATAAATGAACACAAATGACGGCATCATAATCAAGAGCTAATTTTTCGAATAAGTCAACAAATTCCCCGGTTGCAGGCTGTGATGTTTTTGGAAGTTCATGATTGTTTGCGCGCACTTGCTCGTAAAAGTCCGAAGCCGACAACTCCAGCTCCTCACGGTAAGACTCTTCACCGAATACAACATTTAATGGAATCATATGAATGTCCCACTTCTCTCGCAGTTCCTTTGGTATGTAGGCTGTACTATCTGTAACAACAGCAGTTTTCATAGGTATGTACCATCCTTATATAAAAATACTTACAAAGTCATTATATTTGTCACTTGACATCTTCTATTACCATATTACATGAAAACTTTACAGATTGCATTACTTCGAAACCATATATTTCGAACTCCTTTAACTTTTTGTGAGACCTTTAAACATAATTCCTTCGACACTTTCTGTGAATATTGCGACTATTCTACAATTAAAATGTTGATCCTATAGGATTTGAAGCAAATTTTTCTCTAATTCCACTCATTATCTGCCACATCCATGAATACAATGTAAAAATTTGGTGTATTTTTTCAATAGCGCCTCGACATCTTTCGGCAGAACGAATAATTTCCATATTTTATAATCTAGTAGTACTAAAGTTATAGGAATTAGACAATATTACGTTCAACACAGATGCTTGTCACATTTTAATCAGATAAAGGCAAACTTATTGAAAGATAAGGACGCAAAGTCACAGGTCTAAGGTTGGATTACTCATTCAGCGATGACGGCTGGTCTGCCTGAAATACTAAGAGTATTTTAGGAGGGTTTCGATGAACAATGTAACAACAATGGCAACTGAAGGTCTTGATCAAGATTGGGTGGATTTAATTTTAGCAGCATTAGAAATGGGAATGAGTGTTCAGGAAATTAGAGAGTTTCTACATACTTCTCAAGGGTAACGTAATATTTTCAAGAAAAAACGTTCTTAAAATGGAACGAATCTTTCGTTATATGATATACTTTACATAACGAAGGAGGGTGACTACCATGATTGGTCAACGAATTAAGGAATACCGACAAGAGAAAAAAATGTCTTTATCTGAATTAGCAGAAAGTGCAGGCATCGCAAAGTCTTATTTAAGCTCAATTGAACGCAATCTCCAATCAAATCCTTCCATTCAATTTTTAGAAAAAATATCAGCCGTACTCAATGTACCTGTCAATACACTTATAAATGGAGAAAACGAAGCCGCTCCGACGAAGGATTTAGATACCGAATGGGCAAACCTTGTAAAAGAAGCTATGAATTCCGGTATATCGAAAGAACAGTTTAAAGAGTTTTTAGAATTCAATAAATGGAAGAATACACAAAGCTAAAGCGTCCCAAAACTGGAACGCTTTTTTACGTAGGCTCTTTTCTAAAACTTTGTTGCTTTTTGTGTATAACCAGTGTAGAAGTAACACGGGGTTGAATTAGCAAAGAGCAACTCTCTTTATGTATGAAGTAGTACCTAGATATAATGCACAAATCCGGCTTTAGAAATTTTTATGAAAACAGCTTTCAAGTAAAACTGACCGTTCGTTTCCCTTTTTCTTTTAAAAATGGATTGACGATATGGTTTTCTGCCACTTGCTTTTTTATATAGGAAATATCTTTATTACAGGTTGGACACGTCCATATGCCATATTCACCACTGCTATAAGATGGCCTCATGCATCGATCGCACATCTTCTTGTACATACTTTTTTCCTCCCAACATGAAATAGCTTGTTTACACTTTATGGAAAGAGATAGTAAAACAGAACATAATTTTTTATAATAGAAGTAATTAAATTGAAGGAAGTGGGCCATGTTACGTATCCTTACCGTGTTATTCATTGTTACAGGTCTCGGCGCAATTGGTTATGGTGGCTATCAATTATTGAAAACAGAGCTTTCTGTTCAAAACAATCTAGAAGAAGCAAAAGAAGTGATTAGTCAAAAAGGTGATCCTACTGAAGAAGATATTCAAACCTTCTCCCCTGCTACAGGTGATGTCGTCGGCATTCTCTCCATTTCGAGAATCGGTATTGAAACACCAATTGTAGAAGGAACAGATCCAGATGATTTAGAAAAAGGCGTTGGACACTTTGCAACAAGTGCTTACCCGAAGCAAAATGATCAAGTAGTACTATCTGGTCACCGTGACACCGTCTTTCGTAAAATGAAAGACATAGAGATTGGTGATATTATTACCGTGAAGCTGCCACATGGTGATTTTTCTTATAAAATTGCGGATACGAAGGTAGTTGCGGCGGATGATCGAACAATTATTAAATCGACTGCACCAAACGAGGAGTTACTGTTAACAACATGTTATCCGTTCAACTTTGTGGGCAATGCACCGGATCGGTTTGTGGTGACGGCTTATCCGGTTGAATAGAAGAAAAAAAGCATAAATGATGATCATTTATGCTTTCCTTATGTCTAGCCTTCTTTTTCGGAATCGATCGAGAGCAAATAAGATCATTCCACCAAAGACAAGTATGGCACCCGCTCCGATAATGTTAAACATCCCAGTTGCTGTATCAGGCAGCTTCGGTCCATCTACCGGCAACAGCCCACCTAACGTACCTGCTACATAAAACTTAAACTCTACTTCCGTCGCTAGTCCTTGGAACTCATTACCTAGATGACTTGGGAAATCAACTTGGAAGGTAAGATCTTCAGACTTAGATTGGTACAACGTCCTCGATTCAAACCCTTTGAAATCTGCTAACTTCCCGTTGTATAACTCTCGGTCCTTATCACTGACCTTAAGCATAAATTCATCGAATAGCTTCTTCGAGCCAGATTTCATATTCACTGACATCGTATACTTAAAATCTTGTTTTCCCTTATTATTAACTGTAATTGTTCTCGTCGCCCAATCTCCAGGTTTCATATTTCCTACATTAAATAATACCTTGTGTGGTGATGTAGAGATATCGACCTCAGGCAGTTGAGTAGTTTCCGCTCTTGTAGTACCAACTGAGGTTATGAACAACGTAATCATGAGAAAATTACACAATATAAGGAAGAATAATCGGGTACTCTTCATTTACTCACTTCCTTAGCTTTTTCATTTACGTATTCACATTCTCTTCGACAGGGGACTTTTTACTAACAAGCTCCACTTGAGCTAGCACTCTCCATATACTAAATAGTGAGTAGCAGAATAATAGAATTCCAGGAATGATGAATAGGAATGCGCCATTTTTTGAGTTTGCAAAACTTATAAAGTATCCTAGATTTGGAACGGTAAACCCTTTATATTCTGCAACAACATTACTCGATAGAACCGGGTTCGTATCTTCACTATTGTTGTTATCCCCTTTTGTACGATACATCACCTGCTCACCACTTTTTACAACTTCTGTAATTCGGTGAGTAATCAGTTTATCTTTATCTTCCATAAATGTGATGACATCGCCCTGTTTAAAGCGATTCTTATCACCACCAGTTTTTACAGCTATAATAGATCCAGTTTTTATACCCGGCTCCATCGATCCAGATAATACTGTCTTAAACTGCCATCCAAAAACTTGTGGTTCTCCTCCTGATACCTTTGTCGTTACTACAATGGCTATCATACATAGAAGCACAGCATACAATATAGCAGTTGTGATGTTACTAATCCACTTCTTAACTGTAGTTTTCTTCATCTTTTACGAACCTTCCTTTATAATTGTTTTATCCTGATTTTCACTATCCTTTGTTTCTGGAGTCATTACTCCACGATCCACAGGAGGTGTAACGGTTCCTGGAGGATTAACCTTTACTTCATTAGGATTTTTCACAGCCTTTTGTTCTTCCTCGACAATCGGTTCTGCAGTTACCTCTCCCTCTTTTGGCGGTACTGTTTGCTGTTGTTGCTCGATTACTTGTGGCTGCTCTGGAGTTGTGTTTTCAATTGGTAAGATAACTTCTTTCACTTTTTCTTCTTCCACTTTACACACTACATTTATTTCATTGGTCCATAAATCATCTCGTGTATCGTATTTATTACCATGTCCAGGTCTTTGGAATGCATGGAACATATAATTACCAGGTTTATCAACTGTAAAGCTCAACTTTGCTGATTGTTTTTCAGTAATCGGTTCAATTGTAGCTGTATGGATTTTTGCTCCATTCTTCGGATTACCCTTTTCTGCATAATAAACCTCATACTCTGTATTACCGGTCATACTACTTCCACCATTTTGGATGGTTGCTGTAATTACAGCAGGAAGACAGGAATTAGAACTAGCGGGTACTTCCACACTTTGTGACGTAAACTTGAGTGAACTTTTATCCCATTCTTCAAGCCATTCACCTGCTGATAAAATTCCAGTTACTTTCGAGTGGTCATTAAAGTATGCTCCTGTGTTACTATTTAAGAAGGAGGCAGTAACTGTGACAACATAACAAATTGTAATTATTTTTATTAATTGATTCATACCCCAAAACCTTTTTCTGAATTTAATTACTCTAGGATATCTAATAATCTCACACCCTTCCGTTCTATTCCGTAGCTGTATATCTAATCCTATTCACACGTTATAATGTTTTATAATGTCTGGATAGAATTAGAAGTATTTTAAGAAAGGTGAGGTACCCCACCTTTCCTATTTAAATTTATATATTATCTTGATTCACCAGCTTCTTGCTTACCTTCAAATGTCCATTTTAGTTCTAGCTTATCACCTTGGAATTGATTTTGATCTTGGTTGTTATCTACAAATTCAAATTGAACATAAAGTTTGTCAGAGTCCCCAGCTTTAAGTCCTCCTCTTTCCTCTAAGTACCTTACAAACACTTCATTAGCTACAGCATCAGGCTCCATTGATTGTAGGTCATAAAGTGTAGTCTGATATACAACTTGATCTGGTGACCAACGTCCTAGAATAGCTTTGTCTTCATTAAATAAGAAGTTTACACGGATGTGCTTTCCAAAGTCATCTGTGTTCGCAGGTGCTCCAGCTTTATTTGTAACTGTATATTCAGTATCTAGTAACACTTCTTTAATATTTAGTGATCCATCATTTTTCAATGTAAAATTGCGATTCATCCAATCACCTGGCTTTAGATTTGTTACATCAATAATTGTAGTAGGAGCAGCATTTAAATCTAATGTACCTGCTGCAAATTTACTATTAGTTTCTGCAAAGTCATTAAAGTATGCATATGTACCTCCACCAATTAATGAAAGACCTAATGCTGCTGAAGCTACACCTAAACCTAATTTCTTTTTTAAACTCATTCTTTTTTCCTCCTCAGGAATCTGTTATATTTTTGTTCGTCTCAGCGAATAGTTTGTTCTCTTTAACGAACTTTACAATCTGAGTATATCTCCCTAAAAAAGAAAAGAAAACTCGCAAATTCGCTTGATTTTCGTTAAAAAGAACACTTCATCTCAATTTATCTCCTTTTTCCTTCAAATACCTTACTATTTTGTTTTTTATAAAGAACAAATATGTTTTATATAAAGAACACTCATGAATAAACAAAAACCCGCCAGCTCTCCTAAGCTAACGGGTTTCCATTACTTCAATATTTCAATTAACTGTTTTAACTTTTCCTTACTAATATTCGCCTTATTCATCTCAATGGCGAGCTCAATGACTTCCTGATCTAATTGGTCAACTGTAGGCTGAGGCTTCGCGATCTTCGTATAGATGACATGCGGTTGAACGTCAAGAGCACTAGCCAACCTTTCAATCACATCAATACTAGGGTTCTTTTGTATGCCTCTTTCAATGAAACTTAGGTATGATTTAGATACGCCAGAAACTTTCGAGAGTTCGCTCAGTGTCATTCCCTTCTTCGTTCGAAGATCTTGTATCTTTTTCCCATTCACATTGTCTCCTCATTTCTGTTTATTTCGTTCTCTGAAGTTGTTCTTTATAAAGAACTATTATTGTAATACAGTATACGTATACGAAACGAAATTGTAAAGCAGTCTATTGTCCTAAATGTGCGAGGAAGCACGGGGAAGCATGGGGACGGTTCTCTTGCTTCCTGTTGTTTATGATGGAAGCAGGAGAACCGTCCCTTCGCTTCCAATTGTTTATGAAGAACATAGAAGAACCGTCCCCATGCTTCAAAAAAAAGAGCCACCAGCAATTGCTGATAGCTCTA
Proteins encoded in this region:
- the flgK gene encoding flagellar hook-associated protein FlgK, producing the protein MRSTFAGLETARRGMTTQQSALFVTGHNIANANTPGYSRQRVNFNQTEPYPAASMNRPAIPGQIGTGVEGGTIERIRNSFLDTQYRGENTKMGYWSSRADALEKMEEIMNEPSENGLSVTLDRFWQGLQDLSVQPEDPGARSVVLERGRAVADTFNYLSNSLSAIQGDFKEQVNITVEQINSLARQINNVNNQISAVEPHGYLPNDLYDERDRLIDQLSELVDIKVTRVDSGGNPNKIAEGLSRIDIVDANGNPIGLLVDARNDSVNEIGVKYGENENKDVVQSLTVGSKQIDVNDFTVHGKFRSLIESAGYLDEAGNKAGLYPEMIQELDALASSYVEAFNTAHKKGKDLYGNDGIDFFDTSTPPVTAANMKLNPLMTKERIAASSDGTTGNGANAQALANVRDNVTMNGINTSVNSYYEGIIGQMAVNSQEAVRLSGNSDILRSAVDQRRQSESAVSIDEEMTNMIKFQHAYNAAARNITLVDEMLDKIINGMGTVGR
- a CDS encoding flagellar protein FlgN; the protein is MSAHALTDVLTKLYKLHQSLYEVATRKTEVVKKSDIEALSSIMKEENKYVMAINQLDGERKQIVAKMMSGHPFQGNEPTLTECIETLPIEERDSLLTIKDKLLQKVNELKKLNLLNQELIYSSLQFVNLSLDVIMPKQPDSLNYNKPQVKGQTGSKNRSMFDSKA
- the flgM gene encoding flagellar biosynthesis anti-sigma factor FlgM; the protein is MKINNLGPINVNPYKKNMSKVDNLPKSQSKTDKVEISSAALELRQNSKVVMDRAERVEALRHQVEAGTYSVDAESVAKSVIQYFKNN
- a CDS encoding ComF family protein — encoded protein: MPNCLVCHTQFEQSQSWHEVLLLKENKRLCYRCEKLLSPISAPICTICGRQMDEEGTCSDCLEWESSDKKGLLVKNRSVFHYNDHMKDIMNQFKFRGDIVVIQAFASDIRELCKKEYSHTTMIIPIPLSMERQYERGFNQSEAIGSLLQKPLSNILLKSHQEKQSKKGKVQRLKEQNPFSLKEGSTVQSEHILLLDDLYTTGTTLRNCASILIGAGALSCSSLTLVRS
- a CDS encoding DEAD/DEAH box helicase yields the protein MDIPQHSLNSKYQPSTELQQFLQGRKLLFDEIHFEVELIQEHFENGYVNYEPGVILHKDVYKCSRCNNQDQNLFLSYSCGRCYTNCHYCRKCITMGRVAECTPLVSWKGSYVSFHYESPLSWDGVLSSGQTVASSEMVQAINSQSEQLLVWAVCGAGKTEVLFEGISSALVSGKYCCIATPRTDVVIELAPRLKQVFPDVDMTALYGGSEDTRELKPLTLATTHQLLRFEKAFDVVIIDEVDAFPYSYDEMLQQAVKAAKKDKCTTLYLTATPNKRWQKEVGKEKLPCVKIPARYHGHPLPIPVLKWCGNWKKQLSKKKIPSPIEAWIREKLNQQKQSFLFVPSIELLESLIPLLKDIHPEIETVHSQDSLRKEKVARFRNGEIPLLVTTTILERGVTVPNTDVAVFGADDHVFTESALVQISGRVGRSAKFPTGEIVFFHFGKTSAMIAAKAQIEQMNKLAVNQGLIKEV
- a CDS encoding DegV family protein; translation: MKTAVVTDSTAYIPKELREKWDIHMIPLNVVFGEESYREELELSASDFYEQVRANNHELPKTSQPATGEFVDLFEKLALDYDAVICVHLSSGISGTYQGAVTAGNMVDRIQVHAFDSEISCMVQGFYALEAAKLAQEGRDANEIMNRLHEMKQSMRAYFMVDDLSNLQRGGRLSSAQAFVGSLLQVKPLLHFVDKKIVPFEKIRTRKKAVNRLVELLREDASKGMPIQATVIHANRLEDAEELKQSIVEEFSNVEVIISYFGPVIGTHLGEGALGLGWYQK
- the sinI gene encoding DNA-binding anti-repressor SinI translates to MATEGLDQDWVDLILAALEMGMSVQEIREFLHTSQG
- a CDS encoding helix-turn-helix domain-containing protein produces the protein MIGQRIKEYRQEKKMSLSELAESAGIAKSYLSSIERNLQSNPSIQFLEKISAVLNVPVNTLINGENEAAPTKDLDTEWANLVKEAMNSGISKEQFKEFLEFNKWKNTQS
- a CDS encoding class D sortase; the encoded protein is MLRILTVLFIVTGLGAIGYGGYQLLKTELSVQNNLEEAKEVISQKGDPTEEDIQTFSPATGDVVGILSISRIGIETPIVEGTDPDDLEKGVGHFATSAYPKQNDQVVLSGHRDTVFRKMKDIEIGDIITVKLPHGDFSYKIADTKVVAADDRTIIKSTAPNEELLLTTCYPFNFVGNAPDRFVVTAYPVE
- a CDS encoding cell wall protein; protein product: MKSTRLFFLILCNFLMITLFITSVGTTRAETTQLPEVDISTSPHKVLFNVGNMKPGDWATRTITVNNKGKQDFKYTMSVNMKSGSKKLFDEFMLKVSDKDRELYNGKLADFKGFESRTLYQSKSEDLTFQVDFPSHLGNEFQGLATEVEFKFYVAGTLGGLLPVDGPKLPDTATGMFNIIGAGAILVFGGMILFALDRFRKRRLDIRKA
- a CDS encoding signal peptidase I, whose product is MKKTTVKKWISNITTAILYAVLLCMIAIVVTTKVSGGEPQVFGWQFKTVLSGSMEPGIKTGSIIAVKTGGDKNRFKQGDVITFMEDKDKLITHRITEVVKSGEQVMYRTKGDNNNSEDTNPVLSSNVVAEYKGFTVPNLGYFISFANSKNGAFLFIIPGILLFCYSLFSIWRVLAQVELVSKKSPVEENVNT
- the tapA gene encoding amyloid fiber anchoring/assembly protein TapA; translated protein: MNQLIKIITICYVVTVTASFLNSNTGAYFNDHSKVTGILSAGEWLEEWDKSSLKFTSQSVEVPASSNSCLPAVITATIQNGGSSMTGNTEYEVYYAEKGNPKNGAKIHTATIEPITEKQSAKLSFTVDKPGNYMFHAFQRPGHGNKYDTRDDLWTNEINVVCKVEEEKVKEVILPIENTTPEQPQVIEQQQQTVPPKEGEVTAEPIVEEEQKAVKNPNEVKVNPPGTVTPPVDRGVMTPETKDSENQDKTIIKEGS
- a CDS encoding cell division protein FtsN; the protein is MSLKKKLGLGVASAALGLSLIGGGTYAYFNDFAETNSKFAAGTLDLNAAPTTIIDVTNLKPGDWMNRNFTLKNDGSLNIKEVLLDTEYTVTNKAGAPANTDDFGKHIRVNFLFNEDKAILGRWSPDQVVYQTTLYDLQSMEPDAVANEVFVRYLEERGGLKAGDSDKLYVQFEFVDNNQDQNQFQGDKLELKWTFEGKQEAGESR
- a CDS encoding helix-turn-helix transcriptional regulator; the encoded protein is MNGKKIQDLRTKKGMTLSELSKVSGVSKSYLSFIERGIQKNPSIDVIERLASALDVQPHVIYTKIAKPQPTVDQLDQEVIELAIEMNKANISKEKLKQLIEILK